TGCAGAGACAAGGAAAAGACCAGAGGAGATGCGCCAAAGAACTAGGGTCAGGTAGGTTCTGCTACGCAGCCTCTCTATCTctcaaaaacaaaacttatTGACGTGACTTTGTATGTTTGAAATAACAATTGTCTATTTTAATCTCTGCAGagggccatcatcaggctatggGGACAGAAGATCATCTCATTATGGtataccttgtttttccttttatacTATATCAATTCTGATATTACAGTGTGACCCTCAATGTGGATTATATTGACTCTGTAATATGTAAAGTGATACCTGTGGGATATTCATATTTCTCATCTACTGCTGAAGTGAATGATGAGATGTATTTTGTTATATCACTTATATGTAATATGTGAAGTGATACCTATTACACTAATCTTTATTCTATAACTGATATTGCCACAGGACGTTCTCGTTCTCGTTCACGCTCTCCACACTATCCATCAGGTTCAAGAAGTCGGTACCGCTCAAGGTATGTTTTGAAGGTTTTACATGTTGCCATAATCTTTTATCTAATGGCTAGCAAAGCAAGTGAACACATTTGACAAATTAACTTCTTTCCCAGGTCTTATTCTCCTGCTCCAAGACGACGAGGTGAATCTGTTTCGCCAGTTAGAAGGCGTGGTGACCACCCAAGGTCACCTCGTGACCATCCACGTTCACCACTTGACCACCCAAGGTCATCAAGGGATTCTCCCCTTGAGAGAGGTGGTGATCATGATCGAAGGCCATATTCTCCAGGTTATGACAATGGTGCTGGGCAAGCTGAAAATGGAGAAGGGTATGACAAGTAAGTTGAAGGCTCTATATGTTTCTTAGTACTTTTCTAGCTATAATTTAGATGAAGTGGTTGATTCATGAGCATTTAGCTGAATTTAATGAGATAAACTGTACAATTAGCGTTGTTTGCTTGTGTCTGATATATAAGGGTGTCATCCTGATCCTTCCAATATGTTGTAGGAAATCGAGGTATGATGAGGAGATTGAACCACGAGGCAATTGGAGATCTCCTGATAAAGCATCAAGATCACCATCTGGTTCTAGGTCCAGATCTGCTGAGTTATCACCTAGGCGCAGCAGATAAGGACAAGGCAATCTGAAGTCATATTTGGAAGATTTTTTAATCTTCATGGTGTAATATTAGTAATTTAAGCCGGAGTTGCGTTTTGTCTCAAACATTTGGAACAATTAGACCGTTGTTTGCTTGCGTTTGGACCAATGAACAATTAGACCCTGGTTTGCTTGCTTTTGGACCAATGAAAGTACTATGCTAGTATGGTTTCATTTCGTCTGcctcaaagaaaagaagaaagtcCCACATTTTTATACTACCTTAAATTCTTATATTGGAGATCCAAGCAGGATATCCTTTGTTTACAAAATGCACAGTTCTTACCTAGGACGTATTTTGTGAGGCACCATGTCTTTTACTCATTTCTGGATCTGAAATCTCCTCTCTCATTCAGTTTGTAAGTCAGCATCGAATTGCCCCTTTT
This portion of the Rosa chinensis cultivar Old Blush chromosome 1, RchiOBHm-V2, whole genome shotgun sequence genome encodes:
- the LOC112182760 gene encoding serine/arginine-rich SC35-like splicing factor SCL30, with amino-acid sequence MRRYSPEYYSPPRRGYGGGGGGRGRSPPRKRREQNNGSLLVRNIPLDCRPEELRVPFERFGLVRDVYIPKDYYTGEPRGFAFVQFVDSYEAAEAQYHMNGKIFAGREISVVLAAETRKRPEEMRQRTRVRGPSSGYGDRRSSHYGRSRSRSRSPHYPSGSRSRYRSRSYSPAPRRRGESVSPVRRRGDHPRSPRDHPRSPLDHPRSSRDSPLERGGDHDRRPYSPGYDNGAGQAENGEGYDKKSRYDEEIEPRGNWRSPDKASRSPSGSRSRSAELSPRRSR